One window of Plasmodium relictum strain SGS1 genome assembly, chromosome: 14 genomic DNA carries:
- a CDS encoding ubiquitin-like protein, putative: MEELSGMYMNKNKNEEKVIYIKSIGNFCKKLKFDDDNKISEVLRRNDLLNEDETHLYQIRNKLIDLDKTFSYYNVNNGDIIYILPAPAPLPYLIYLFHQKTGRVHCIELNHKDSVDSLHKQVAKILKIKEEDQILIYGGKCLSNKKTLKEEKLTRESLVTILDKKDIPDIDNGHE; the protein is encoded by the exons ATGGAAGAGTTATCAGGAAtgtatatgaataaaaataaaaatgaagaaaaagtaatttatataaaaagtatagGAAATTTTtgcaaaaaattaaaatttgatGATGATAATAAGATTAGTGAAGTTTTAAGAAGAAATGATTTATTGAATGAAGATGAAACACATTTATACCAAATCAGAAACAAACTTATTGATTTAGATAAAactttttcatattataatGTGAATAATGGagatattatttatattttaccaGCACCTGCTCCTCTTccttatttaatatatttattccaTCAAAAAACAGGGCGAGTTCat tgTATTGAATTAAATCATAAAGATTCAGTTGATTCACTCCATAAGCAAGTtgcaaaaatattaaaaataaaagaagaagatcaaatattaatatacgGCGGCAAATGTTTAAGCAATAAAAAGACTCTAAAAGAGGAAAAGTTAACAAGAGAAAGTTTAGTTACAATACTAGATAAAAAAGACATACCAGATATAGATAATGGGCatgaataa